TTCGAACGATCCGCCGAAAGCTGGATGTTGTCCGGCAGCCCGGTTTCCAGCGTGACCTTCTGGACGACCTTGCCGCTGGCATCGTCAACGAACTGGATCTGGTCGGGATAGCCGCCCAGCACGATGGTGCCGGCCTGCGAAGGTATTGCGGCGAATGCGAGAGCCGAGGCAAGCCCGGCAAGGCCGAGGCGAAGGGTCTTCATGCGGGCGTTCCCAGAATATGAGCGACGGGCCGGGTGAGGGGGAGGCGCGCAGTTCATGGGAACACCAGGTCGAGATTGCGCCAGTCCTTGGTCGCCACGGCGCAGTTGCTGGCCCAGTCCGGCGAATAGTTGACGTGATCGGGCACCTGCACCGGCCAGAAGCAGGTGACATAGCAATCGTAGATGTCGCGCTCCACAGGCTGGCACAGGCCCGCCGTGCCGCCTCCGGCATCGACTTCCCAGCCGGGCGAGAACGACAGCGTGCAGCCCATCGGCACGTGCGGGCGCGGCGCCTGCTGAAGAGCCACCACGTCTTCCTCGGTGGAGGCTTCGAGTGCCGGGGCCACCATGTCGTCGATCCGCTGCGCCTTGCGGTTGATCGGCTTCAAGTGCTTCATGACAGGGCCTTTCGTGCCGCGAAAAGTTCCAGGAATTCAGGGTTTCGCGCGGCGACCGCGCCGTAGATCTTCAGGCAGCGATCGGTCCATTCGCGGATCCAGTCGCAATAGTGCAGGTTGGCGTGGCCGGTATCGCCGTAGCGCACGAAAGCCTCGTGATGGCAGCCACCCGCACAGAGCGGACGCGCCCAGCAACTCTGGCATTCGTACTTCGCGCCGACATGTCCGCGCGACAGGAAGTCCTCGCGCTTCTCGCTGTCGATGCCGCTGGAAATGTGGCCCAGCGTGTGGGTATCGGCATCGGTGAAGCGGTGGCAGGGAGACAGGTCGCCCGAAGGGCTGACGCCCAGCAGGCCGATCCCGGCACCGCAGGGGTGCGACTTGTTGACGCCCTGGATCAGTTCGCCGATCGTTTCCGAGACATTCGAAAAGCCGTGCATCTGCCCGCGCAGGGCATGTTCCAGCCATTCGTCCGCCAGGGCGTGGAAGCCCGCCAGCACCGTGCCCATGCCGCCGTCGTCAAGACCGTAGGCCTGATCGCCGGAATTGGTGACCGGCGCGAAGCCGACCTCGTGGAAGCCGATATCGTCCTTCAGGTGGCGGAAGATGCGGATCACGTCGGTGACACCTTCGGTCAGCGTCACGCGCGCGGTGATCGCGCGGGTCTTGTGCGTGGCGATCAGCTTGCGCAGGCGCGGCTCCATCACCGCGTAGCTGCCCTTGCCGTTCTTGTAGACGCGGTGGCGATCCTGCAATTCGGGCGGACCGTCCATTGAAACGGTGACGCCGACCTGCTGGTCCGACAGGAACTGGATGATCTCATCCGTCAGCAGGGTGGCATTGGTGGTCAGGCTATAGGTGATCGCCCTGCCCTGCGCCGCGGCGCGCTCGTTGGCGTAGAGCACCACGTCGCGCAGCAGCTTGAAGTTCATCAGCGTCTCGCCGCCGAAGAAGGTGATGTGCACGGCCTTGCGACTGCCGGATTCCGCCAGCAGGAAATCGACCGACGACCTGGCCGTATCCAGCGTCATGAACTTCGGCTTGCCCGCAGGCGTGGCGATCTTGTCCGCGCCGAATTCGTAGCAGTAGGTGCAGGCGAGGTTGCACTGGTTGGTAACGTTGAGCACCAGCGCCTGAAGCGGAAAATCGGCCGGCGGGCTGGTGGGCACCGGCGCTTCAGCGGGAGCGATCCGGTCGGAGACGATCCCGCGCACATAGAGCAGTTCGCGGATCAGATCCTCCGCATCGGCCGCCGAATGGCCATGCGCGGTCAGCGCGGAAACCAGCTCTGCGTGCGGCAGTTCCTCGCGGCGCAACCGGGCGATCACCGCCCGCGCGCCTTCGTCCAGCGCGAAGATCGCGCCCGCGCCGACGAGATAGGCGAAGCCCTGCCCTTCGGCCTCGAACTCGTGCAGTTCGCCGATGCTGTAGCGTCCGGCCTTCAGCGATGTCATCGTGTTCATTGCGAGACCTCCGGCTGGTCCCAGCGCTTGTACGCGGGGACGGTGGTGACGAGATAGGCGCGCGCGGCGAGCGGCTTGCCGAACTTGTCCTTTTCGGACCGGGCGGTGGCGACCACCCAGACTTCGCCGTAATTGTTGCGCATGAAGCGGCGGGCCGGATTGGGCCCTTCCTCGCCGGGGGTGAAGAACCCGGCATTGTCGATCTTGCCGACGTAGCTGACATCGTCGTCGTAAGTGACGGTGCGGAACTCATCGAGCTTCCAGTCGGCATCGACGGTGCGGACCACGAAGTCGTCCGCCGTGCCCGGCTTGCCGTCGGCACCGGAAGACCAGCCTTGCGCCGCGAACTGCTCGTAGCCCTTGCCGTACTTGATGCCGCCAAGATGGGAGAGCGAGGTTTCCGGCGTGACCTTCAGGTAATCGATCGTCCTGTAGACCGGCAGCGCCTTCTGGAGCACCGCGCCGCGCAGCGAAACGTCGCGCAGCCCCGGCATCGCATCGGCATCGGCATCCACTGTCACCACCAGTTCGTTCGGGCTTGCCGAGGCGACCTTGCGCACCGTCACGCCGGCACCGAAATCGACTTCACCCGGGGTGAGGCCCGAAGGCAGGTCGGCACCGTACAGGTGCACTTCTGCCCCCTTTGTACCCGTCTTGAGTGCCTCTGGAGCCGCAGCGGCAAGCACCGGTGCGCCCAGGGCGCGGGTCAGTTTCACGTCGAGCCCGAACTCGTGATATTCGCCCCAGTACCAGCGCCCTTCGGCGAAAGTCTGGTCGGGAGAGAACCACATCGTCTCGCGCAGGGTGCCGGTCATGTCGTCCGGCCGCGCCAGAGCGGCGGAACCGCCGGTGGAGGTACCGCGCCACGAAAAGCCGGTATAGGCCAGCGCCGAACCCTTGCGGGTGAAGGTCTTCCCGGTATCGAGCGAGCGCAGGGTCGTGACGGTGGTGAACTCGTTCGAGCCGGGCTTGGGCTGGATCGTCATTTCGCCCACGAAGCGGCCCTGCCCGCGCAGAGAGGCGCTGACCGCCCATTTGCCGCCCAGCATCGGGGTGCGGATACGCGGCTGCCAGGCCGCCCATTCCGGCGTATGCAGCGGCGCCGCCTTGGCGAGATATTCCAGCGCGATCTTCGCGACTTTTTCGGGCTTCTTGCCGTCTTCGCCATCATCGTCCCCGGCATGGGCCGGGTCGGGCCGCTCGTAAGCCATCTGCGCGGTTGGATAGAGCGACATGTGCATGTTCTGCAGCAGCGCCCATTCGCGCTTGCTGCGGCGGGAGGACATCGGCTGCGCAAAGGCATGGCAGCTTGCACAGGCCTGCCGCACCGCCTCGTTGGGGATGTTCGTCTCGTCAAGGATGCGGCGTTCGGCGAGGTACATGACCGAGCGGGCTTCCTCGGGCGCGAGGCCGTGCTGGGTGGAGAGATACTTCACCACCTGCCGCGCCTCTTCAGGCTCGATCGACAGGCCGTTGAGCTTGACCATGCGCTTGATGGCCTGAGACCAGCCCTCTGGCGTCGCGCGGATCCAGGAAATGCGCGAGAGATTGCCCTTGGCGTCCGGCGTGTGGCAGGTGCCGCACTTCTCCATGGTGAGCTGGTCGGTGACGGGAATGCCCGCCTCGCGTTCCACCCAGTCCGCCGGATCCTTGTCCGCCTCGACCTCGCCGCCGACCTGGGCGCCGACCATCATCGGCACGGTGCAGGCCCCCGCGAGCAACATCACCGCAAACGGAATGCGCCGCGCGCCGAGACCGCGCCACGCCGCCGATGCGCGGCGGGATAAGCTTTCCTGCGTGACATGCGGCGTCATGGGCCGCACGGAATTTCTATCGCTGGGACCAGCCCGGCCGCCATGGATACGCGACGCGCTCATCTCTCGTCAGCCCCCTGTTGTTTGGGGAAATGCCCGATTCCCCTTATCTGTCGGAAGAAAACTGGACGACCTTCAAATTTTGGTCAAGCGTCAATTTTGTGCAGTTGCAAAATCATCCGGCACCCCTGTTAGGATCGGCGCCGGGGCTGCGGGAATACGTCATTTACCCCGCCCGTCAGCCGAACGAGACAGCGAGTGCGAGGTCATTCTGCGGCTCGTCATGCTGTACCGCATCATCGCGCGAAGGCCTCGCCCGGAACCCCGCGATCCCCAGCGCGAGGCAACCGGCGACAATGGCGAGGGCCGCCATGACCGGCAATCCGAGCGCGCCCATAAGCCATGTGGCGATGCCTCCCAGGACCGGACCCGCGATCATGCCGAGGCTGTGCGTGCAGGTAACGAAGCGGCGGAACAGCCGGTCCTCGCTCGCCCCCGAAGCGAGGCCGGACGTACGCACGATGATTGCGGTGGAGCCGAGATTGAACAGCACGATCGCCAGCACGAAGGCCATGTCTCCGCCGCGAGCGCCGGCGATCGGCGCCAGCAGCATCGCCCCCGCCACAAGGCCGCTGACAACGGGCGGAACTACCGGCTTCTCGCGCATGACGGCGAGTGCCGTCGCCGCGCCCGCGATGGAGCCCATTGCCACGGCCCGCCCCACCACGTCCTCGCTGATCCGCCACTCGATCGCCAATGCGCCGGCAAAGGACCAGACCATCATCGTCGCGCAAATGAATGCGAGCGCCGACGCCGCGTAGAGCCAGCCCTGCATTCCAACGGGTTGACGCTCCTCACCCGCCGGTGCGGCAGGGCATCTGGCCGGGGAAGAGCCGGGTACCGCCGCCCCGCCCAGTGCCGCCGGGAACAGCAGAAACGCCGCAAGCACCGCGAGCGGCGCGAGGCAAAGTGTCATCAGCGCCATCCTCGGCCCGAGCATGTCAGACACTATTGGGAGAAGCACCGCCACGACGGTGGAAATGACAAGCTGCACCAGGAACACCGCGCCATAGGCGCCTGAGGGACGGTTCTGCGCGGCACTTGCCATGGCATGCGTGTAAAGGAGGCCCATTGCCATGCCGTAGCCCGCGCGGATCGCCATGAGCGGCATGGCCGCGCCGACGTTTACGGTAGCCAGACCCGCAACGAATGCCCCAAGCGCGGCGAGCACGAAGAGGCGGCCCGGCATATCGCGCCCGAACACCCATGCCGTTACCGAGCCGAGCGCCATGCCGCCCTGCGTCGCGCCGACGATCCAGCCATGCGATTGCGGCGGCACATGATGGGCCGCGGTCAACAGGGTGAGAAAGACCGGGTCGATACCCGGCTGAAGCAGAGCCAGCGACGCAACGGCGACGGCAGGCAGGACGAGACGATCACGAAAGCTGTGCGAACCCATGATAACCCCCTGTACCATGGCACGATTGTCCGTGCCTTGGCCCCTCAGGTTACCTTTCCGCCCCGCGCTTCCCGATCGCGTCCGAGTCGATCACGTCAGGGCGCTTGTCAGGCTGGCAATTTCACCGGGTTTCACATTTTTGACAAGGTGCACGAACCATTCGAGCGAGATCGCGGTGATTGCGGGCATCCGGGCCTTCCACGGCTTGTCGAAGCCGAGGAACGGCGTGGTGCCTTCCATCGAAGCGCTTATGAACAGCGCCAGGGTGCGAACCTCATCCTCGCTCAGGTTCGGATTGAGCGGACGGATATGCTCGCTCAGAACGTCGTGGACCTTGCCATAGAATGCGTGGATCCGCTCGGCGATGAAGTCATTGTGATTGGCCAGGGCCCAGAGCTCGGTGAACAGGCGCGTGGTGCGCTTGGTCGAAATGTCGTCTAGACACATGGTGATGACCAGTCGCAGACGATCTTCGTCCGGGATTTCGGCCTGACGGACGTTCACTTCCAGCTTGGCATCGTAATGCGCCATGATGTCGTCCAGCAGGACCTGAACCAGCATTTCCTTGCGCGGGAAATGATAGCTGACGTTGCCCACCCGCAATCCGCAGGCGGCGGCGACGCGGCGGATCGTGAAAGCCGTTGCCCCCTCT
The DNA window shown above is from Novosphingobium sp. RL4 and carries:
- the peaB gene encoding quinohemoprotein amine dehydrogenase maturation protein is translated as MNTMTSLKAGRYSIGELHEFEAEGQGFAYLVGAGAIFALDEGARAVIARLRREELPHAELVSALTAHGHSAADAEDLIRELLYVRGIVSDRIAPAEAPVPTSPPADFPLQALVLNVTNQCNLACTYCYEFGADKIATPAGKPKFMTLDTARSSVDFLLAESGSRKAVHITFFGGETLMNFKLLRDVVLYANERAAAQGRAITYSLTTNATLLTDEIIQFLSDQQVGVTVSMDGPPELQDRHRVYKNGKGSYAVMEPRLRKLIATHKTRAITARVTLTEGVTDVIRIFRHLKDDIGFHEVGFAPVTNSGDQAYGLDDGGMGTVLAGFHALADEWLEHALRGQMHGFSNVSETIGELIQGVNKSHPCGAGIGLLGVSPSGDLSPCHRFTDADTHTLGHISSGIDSEKREDFLSRGHVGAKYECQSCWARPLCAGGCHHEAFVRYGDTGHANLHYCDWIREWTDRCLKIYGAVAARNPEFLELFAARKALS
- the qhpC gene encoding quinohemoprotein amine dehydrogenase subunit gamma; amino-acid sequence: MKHLKPINRKAQRIDDMVAPALEASTEEDVVALQQAPRPHVPMGCTLSFSPGWEVDAGGGTAGLCQPVERDIYDCYVTCFWPVQVPDHVNYSPDWASNCAVATKDWRNLDLVFP
- a CDS encoding MFS transporter — its product is MGSHSFRDRLVLPAVAVASLALLQPGIDPVFLTLLTAAHHVPPQSHGWIVGATQGGMALGSVTAWVFGRDMPGRLFVLAALGAFVAGLATVNVGAAMPLMAIRAGYGMAMGLLYTHAMASAAQNRPSGAYGAVFLVQLVISTVVAVLLPIVSDMLGPRMALMTLCLAPLAVLAAFLLFPAALGGAAVPGSSPARCPAAPAGEERQPVGMQGWLYAASALAFICATMMVWSFAGALAIEWRISEDVVGRAVAMGSIAGAATALAVMREKPVVPPVVSGLVAGAMLLAPIAGARGGDMAFVLAIVLFNLGSTAIIVRTSGLASGASEDRLFRRFVTCTHSLGMIAGPVLGGIATWLMGALGLPVMAALAIVAGCLALGIAGFRARPSRDDAVQHDEPQNDLALAVSFG
- a CDS encoding TetR/AcrR family transcriptional regulator, yielding MAQIDSDSVSRPGVYARGTETVDAILKAALSVLIEEGATAFTIRRVAAACGLRVGNVSYHFPRKEMLVQVLLDDIMAHYDAKLEVNVRQAEIPDEDRLRLVITMCLDDISTKRTTRLFTELWALANHNDFIAERIHAFYGKVHDVLSEHIRPLNPNLSEDEVRTLALFISASMEGTTPFLGFDKPWKARMPAITAISLEWFVHLVKNVKPGEIASLTSALT
- the peaA gene encoding quinohemoprotein amine dehydrogenase subunit alpha — its product is MTPHVTQESLSRRASAAWRGLGARRIPFAVMLLAGACTVPMMVGAQVGGEVEADKDPADWVEREAGIPVTDQLTMEKCGTCHTPDAKGNLSRISWIRATPEGWSQAIKRMVKLNGLSIEPEEARQVVKYLSTQHGLAPEEARSVMYLAERRILDETNIPNEAVRQACASCHAFAQPMSSRRSKREWALLQNMHMSLYPTAQMAYERPDPAHAGDDDGEDGKKPEKVAKIALEYLAKAAPLHTPEWAAWQPRIRTPMLGGKWAVSASLRGQGRFVGEMTIQPKPGSNEFTTVTTLRSLDTGKTFTRKGSALAYTGFSWRGTSTGGSAALARPDDMTGTLRETMWFSPDQTFAEGRWYWGEYHEFGLDVKLTRALGAPVLAAAAPEALKTGTKGAEVHLYGADLPSGLTPGEVDFGAGVTVRKVASASPNELVVTVDADADAMPGLRDVSLRGAVLQKALPVYRTIDYLKVTPETSLSHLGGIKYGKGYEQFAAQGWSSGADGKPGTADDFVVRTVDADWKLDEFRTVTYDDDVSYVGKIDNAGFFTPGEEGPNPARRFMRNNYGEVWVVATARSEKDKFGKPLAARAYLVTTVPAYKRWDQPEVSQ